From the genome of Podospora bellae-mahoneyi strain CBS 112042 chromosome 2, whole genome shotgun sequence:
TCGGCGGCGAGTTCGTCGTACAGGGGGTAGACGAGCTTGCATGGCGGGCAGGTTGCTGATGTAAAGAAGACAGCGGCACAAGAGTGTTGGTGCCTTGCCAGCAGCTGGTCCAGCTCTGCCAGGGTGGCAACATTGTGAACCTTGCCTGTGTGCTGATGAAGCTGGGATTTTGGCTTGACTGAACTGCCGGGGGTGCTTTGCTGGATACCAAGAATGCCTCCTTGTCGCCTGTTGGAGTTGATTTGCTGGTTGAGCATGGGCATCAACATCTGGCCGAATGGAGAGTCCCTGCGTGTTTGTTAGCTACATCGGAGCAGAGCAGATAGCAGCTCGGAACGGCCCGCTTTGACCGGGGGCCGTCTGGGATGGGATTGCTTACAGGACGGTCTGTGGGAGATTCACAATGTGCTCAGGGATCCCCTTGCCGAGCAGGAACATGGCAAAGTCGTTTGAGAAGTTGTTGCAGTTATGTTTCCAAAGGTCATAGGCCTGGGATGTCTTAGCGATGGGTTGTTTGCCTCCTTTCATTGGCAATTCATGTTCGCACCTGCACGGTATAGATTTCTCGTAATGAGTCCAGATACTCCTCGATCACCTCCATGGGTACTACGGATTGTTAGTAGGGTTCTGGACTCTTGGACGTTGGATATTTCTTACAGTCAGTTGTCCCCAGATGTAGCTGTTGCTCCGGCTGGCCAAGATGTGAAGAGCCAGGCCTGATTGCCACCACATTCCCGTCGTAGACATATTCCAGCCCGTTGAGTTTGATCGAGGTGTGGTAGATGGCATCTATCTGAAAACCAAGCAGACCAGTTGACATCTGTCTGGCCAGCCCCCGAGAGAGGTCGTAGACAAAAAGGGTCACGTCCATGTCGTTGAGAGAGGCTCTAGGGTATGAACTCTATAGAGAGAAGAGCGGGTTGAGGGGTAGCGAttagatttttaaataaatgTCTTTTTACAATGCAATATattcgcctcctcccctaGGCAGACGAGATGATGTAGGTAGTGAAGGTGCTGGTTCTGGAAAGCTTAGGAATCACTTTTGGTGCCTGGTACCGGTACCTCGCGCCGCTGCGAGCCCGGCCTGGTTTCTCTCCGATACCAACCCTCCAAACACACATTCTGGGACACGTAGAAGGTGAAAACACAGTCGAATCAAGCTCATTCCAATGTTGCAGTACTTGCATTATCCATTACCTAAGGCCCCTGTCGTGCCCTATCAACGCCTGCAACAGCGGGACCAGGGAGTCCTTGGCACGCTGCGGCGTCATCCCGCCCAGGGGGTTTGTTCAAATCCTGGCCCCCCAAAAAAGGGAAACACATTTCAAGCAGCGccgcccctttttttttcctttttatcCATCGCCCATCGCCATCCAGCGGCCGTTGAAGTTGCAGTTGCAGTTGCAGTCGCACACAATTCTCAATCCATGTCCTTCGTTTAACACCGATGTGCCACACGGTCTACACAGTCTAgacttctctctctcccctctcacccctccctccctatGAGACGCACGTCGGTTTCGCTGCCTACCAAGCACGTTGCTCGCGATCCCCACGAGAAGCCCGACCGCTACGGATTCGACCACCGAGAACCCGGCCTCGTCGCGAAGATGCAGTCCGCCTGGGCCCAGCAGTCCCAGCGGGCCCGCTACATCAAGACCGGTGCCATCGTCTTCACCGTCCTCTTGCTCTTTtacttcttcacctcctccggcaaCAGCTACGTCGGCGGCCAGGGACAAGTCCCATCAGACTCCTCCTACGGAACCGACAGATGCTCCCGATCCTACTCCAAAGACAAGCCCATCGTCCAATACGTCTCCATGATCGACGCCGGCAGCACAGGCTCCCGCATCCACGTCTACAAGTTCAACAATTGCGGCGCCGCCcccgagctcgaggatgaAGTCCTCTTCAAAATGACGGCCAAGATCGAAGGCCAATCCTCCGGTCTCTCCGCGTACAAGGACGACCCCCTCAAGGCGGCCGAAAGcctcgacaccctcctcgacgcTGCCCTCGAGAAAATTCCCGACAAGCTCAAGTCCTGCTCCCCCATCGCCGTCAAGGCCACCGCCGGTCTTCGTCTGATCGGAAAGGAAAAGTCGGACAAGATCCTCGAGGCGGTCCGCCACAGAATCGAAACAAAgtaccccttccccctcgtcTCCCGCGAGGAAAACGGCGTCGCGATCATGGACGGCTCCGACGAGGGGGTGTATGCCTGGATCACGACCAACtacctcctcggcaagatCGGCGGACCAGACCACTCCCCCACCGCGGCTGTTTTTGACCTCGGGGGTGGATCCACTCAAATTGTCTTTGAGCCCTCGTTTGAGGGCCTTACAGACGGCGGCATGCCCGCCAAGCTCGCCGAGGGGGACCACAAGTACGCTCTTGACTTTGGGGGCCGCAAGTTCAACTTGTACCAGCACTCCCATCTCGGGTACGGCCTCATGTCTGCTCGTGAAgccatcctcgccgagcTCGTGACTGATCTGTACGAGGAGCACAAGGGTGACAAGTCCTGGATGGAGAAACCGATTGTCAACCCTTGCTACTCGGCGGGCATGTCCAAGATGGCAAAGATCGTCTTGCCGGGTGACCACCCCCTCGGCTCCAAGCTGGAGCTGAACATGACTGGCCCTCACTGGGCCGCGCCGGCGCAGTGCCGGGcgttggcggagaggattTTGAAGAAGGAGTCTGCGTGCAACCTGGCGCCGTGCTCGTTCAACGGTGTGCATCAGCCGTCTATGGCCAAGACGTTTGCGAGGGAGGATATTTACTTCTTGTCTTACTTTTACGATCGGACGCAGCCGTTGGGGATGCCGGAGAGTTTTACTCTTAGGGAGATGTCGGATCTGGCGAACAGGGTTTGTggcggggagagggagtgggatGTTTTTGAGAGTGTGCCGGGCgcgatggaggagctgaaggatAGGCCGGAGCATTGTTTGGATTTGAACTTTATGTTGGCGCTGACGCATACGGGGTATGAGATGCCTATTGATCGGGAGGTGAGGATTGCGAAGCAGATCAAGGGGAATGagttggggtggtgtttgggtgcTAGGTATGTCTTCTTTGGTCCCCCGATCATGACGAGAAATGATTTGATGCTAATGATGTGTGATGATGAACAGCTTGCCGTTGTTGAGCAAGAGTTCAGGGTGGCAGTGCAAGATTAAGGAGGTTCATAAATAGACGAACCTTTTTGGAGCACAGCATGATACCGAGGAGAAAatggaaggaaaaggaaggggtcatggagaaaaaaaaaaaaaaaccacgcAACTTTTTCGATGTCTTCgcgtacatacatacatatacaACCTTTTAGTTATCatcatttctttttctttttcggttggttggttggttggtctAGGGTATGGGAGATACTGTTGTACTCTGGTAAAAAAGAGACGGCGTTAATAGGGAGGGTTGAGCGGGTAGGGGGGCGGTGATTGTTTTTCGCCTGGTAGGATAGAACAACATCATGAATCAGGGGGCCGGAAATGCAAAAATGTGTATGAACGTTGACTGTTCTCATCACATCACGCTGTCGATACCTGTCTGGCTCTTACGATGTTTCAATGTTTTGAATGTTGAATTAATTGTTATCATTACCCCCTTTTTTGGCCTTGGGGTACATACAACAACCATAAaaactccaaaaaaaaaaaagaaaaaaaaaaaaaaaaggcctTTGCCTTCCCATCTTCCCTTGAAAACTCATTCACTCCCCTTGAATATCACAACaaactcccccccttctAAGCAGGAACCACAACCATCCTCAaaacatcctccaccacctcctcaacccccc
Proteins encoded in this window:
- the GDA1 gene encoding Guanosine-diphosphatase (EggNog:ENOG503NV8S; COG:F; BUSCO:EOG09261EAB), whose product is MRRTSVSLPTKHVARDPHEKPDRYGFDHREPGLVAKMQSAWAQQSQRARYIKTGAIVFTVLLLFYFFTSSGNSYVGGQGQVPSDSSYGTDRCSRSYSKDKPIVQYVSMIDAGSTGSRIHVYKFNNCGAAPELEDEVLFKMTAKIEGQSSGLSAYKDDPLKAAESLDTLLDAALEKIPDKLKSCSPIAVKATAGLRLIGKEKSDKILEAVRHRIETKYPFPLVSREENGVAIMDGSDEGVYAWITTNYLLGKIGGPDHSPTAAVFDLGGGSTQIVFEPSFEGLTDGGMPAKLAEGDHKYALDFGGRKFNLYQHSHLGYGLMSAREAILAELVTDLYEEHKGDKSWMEKPIVNPCYSAGMSKMAKIVLPGDHPLGSKLELNMTGPHWAAPAQCRALAERILKKESACNLAPCSFNGVHQPSMAKTFAREDIYFLSYFYDRTQPLGMPESFTLREMSDLANRVCGGEREWDVFESVPGAMEELKDRPEHCLDLNFMLALTHTGYEMPIDREVRIAKQIKGNELGWCLGASLPLLSKSSGWQCKIKEVHK